The genomic window tacacggagcagacgacacagccgaaaacaagaacaaaagaatCGATTATTGCAATATTGTTTGTTTTGATACATCTTAATGTTTCTGTGATACAGTTTAACCACTCAATTGTCGAATAGGCGCATGCAGAACGTTCGACGTGTAGGTACATAATTTTCAGAAAGTGAATTTGCTGGAAGAGAGGTGTTTGCGTggatctttctctgtctgaagATTCACTCATTCCGATTAATTTCTTTGGCTGTGAATTTAGTGCATCAAACCTGGAATAAATCACAAATGAAACTGACATGTGTAGCATTAGTTGTTAAGTAACATACTGGTtataaagaaatacatgtatgaATAAACATGCGTTCGCTGAGTTTTCACATAACATTCAGGGCTCGTTATTTCTGTCGATTTAACCACCGCTCGTTAGCAGATCAAAGGGAGCAAACGTAAACTTTGACCCATAACCTTTGAACTGCGCACAAAACGTTGACGTCACCACATAAAAAAGTACCGATaaccactaacactaacactcacACTGTACACTTAACCAGTCTAATATTTATCAGACATTCTCTGACATTGGGATTTCAATCAGCGCAAAGAGCCTTTATCACTCACATGTGTTTTGCGTAAAGCCTaccccttccttcttttttaGCTCCACAACGTTCACGCCAAGAAGACGCGCTCGAAACACTGCACATAATATCAGCACCAGTTGTTTACACCAAGCGTTTCCTTTCCAGACAGGAGTTTTGAGAAGTGTTGACAATTTCGTCAAATAAGAACCACTTGCTTGCAGTTTGCAATCATGTTTAAAGCTGTGTTCACGCTTTTGAACTTAATGAAAAGCTTGGGTTCTTCTGCAACTCCTGCTCCCCTCGAAACACTAGTGCACTCGCAGCACAGTCCACCACCATTCCCAGGAAATCACGTGGACAGTGGAGAGGACATTAGCATACTGCCCAGAAAGAATTTCAACATCGTACTCACCACAGCTGACAGTCATCTTACTAATTCACGCATATCTGATGGTCAGTATACTTTCGCTGAAGTGACCAATCAGATCACAGACGAGAAGTTATCCACGAATGAAAGAACGGGTATAGACAACTCGACCAATCAAGATTCAGCACAACAGAAAATGAACACCTTTTTAGATAGTATACACAACATAGAACAAGATGGAGAATATTCAAACAACAGACTGGAGAACTCAACAACACTGGAGAATCCAACAACACTGGAGAACTCAACACTGGAGAACCCAACACTGGAGAACTCAACACTGGAGAACCCAACAACACTGGAGAACCCAACACTGGAGAACCCAACAACACTGGAGAACCCAACAACACTGGAGAACTCAACAACACTGGAGAACTCAACAACACTGGAGAACTCAACACTGGAGAACCCAACAACACTGGAGAACCCAACAACACTGGAGAACCCAACAACACTGGAGAACTCAACACTGGAGAACTCAACACTGGAGAACTCAACAACACTGGAGAACCCAACAACACTGGAGAACCCAACAACACTGGAGAACCCAACAACACTGGAGAACCCAACAACACTGGAGAACTCAACACTGGAGAACCCAACAACACTGGAGAACCCAACAACACTGGAGAACTCAACACTGGAGAACCCAACAACACTGGAGAACTCAACAACACTGGAGAACCCAACACTGGAGAACCCAACACTGGAGAACTCAACAACACTGGAGAACTCAACAACACTGGAGAACCCAACAACACTGGAGAACTCAACAACACTGGAGAACTCAACAACACTGGAGAACCCAACAACACTGGAGAACTCAACAACACTGGAGAACTCAACAACACTGGAGAACTCAACAACACTGGAGAACCCAACAACACTGGAGAACCCAACAACACTGGAGAACCCAACAACACTGGAGAACCCAACAACACTGGAGAACCCAACAACACTGGAGAACTCAACAACACTGGAGAACCCAACACTGGAGAACTCAACAACACTGGAGAACTCAACACTGGAGAACTCAACAACACTGGAGAACCCAACAACACTGGAGAACTCAACAACACTGGAGAACTCAACAACACTGGAGAACTCAACAACACTGGAGAACCCAACAACACTGGAGAACTCAGCAACACTGGAGAACCCAACAACACTGGAGAACCCAACAACACTGGAGAACTCAACAACACTGGAGAACTCAACACTGGAGAACCCAACACTGGAGAACTCAGAAACACTGGAGAACCCAACAACACTGGAGAACCCAACAACACTGGAGAACTCAACACTGGAGAACCCAACAACACTGGAGAACCCAACAACACTGGAGAACTCAACACTGGAGAACCCAACAACACTGGAGAACTCAACACTGGAGAACCCAACACTGGAGAACTCAACAACACTGGAGAACCCAACAACACTGGAGAACCCAACAACACTGGAGAACTCAACACTGAAGAACCCAACAACACTGGAGAACCCAACAACACTGGAGAACTCAACACTGGAGAACCCAACAACACTGGAGAACCCAACAACACTGGAGAACCCAACAACACTGGAGAACCCAACAACACTGGAGAACTCAACACTGGAGAACTCAACACTGGAGAACTCAACAACACTGGAGAACCCAACAACACTGGAGAACCCAACAACACTGGAGAACTCAACACTGGAGAACCCAACACTGGAGAACTCAACACTGGAGAACTCAACACTGGAGAACCCAACAACACTGGAGAACCCAACAACACTGGAGAACTTCAGATTTGGTGAAGCAGAAAACGACAGTAAGAATTTGCCTTGACACATTTCTCGTTTACTTTAGTAGAACAAGTTGCTTTTTAAAGTGAAGTATTGTCAGTATGAGTTTTAGTTTGACCTGTATTTTTGGTAAACCTCTCCTTCTGGTTGGGACAAATAATCTTCTACATGGAGTCACAATAATGCAAGGTTCTTTTATCAAACACTCATTGACAAAAGTTCTCTGTGTGTTGAGTTCACATTCTTGTGCGTACACTTTGAATAACAACTTTGATAGATGGACATGAAATAGCCTGggcaccggcacggtggcctagtggtaaggcgtccgccccgtgatcgggaggtcgtgggttcgaaccccggccgggtcatacctagaCTTTAAAaatggcaatctagtggctgcttcgcctggcgtctggcattatggggttagtgtgggaactgggtggccgagtggtaacgcacttgcgctcggaagcgagaggttgcgagttcgaccctgggtcagggcgttagcaattttctccccccttttctaacctaggtggtgggttcaagtgctagtctttcggatgagacgaaaaaccgaggtcccttcgtgtacactacattggggtgtgcacgttaaagatcccacgattgacaaaagggtctttcctggcaaaattgtataggcatagaaaaaatgtccaccaaaatacccgtgtgacttggaataataggccgtgaaaagtaggatatgcgccgaaatggctgcgatctgctggccgatgtgaatgcgtgatgtattgtgtaaaaaaaaattccatctcacacggcataaataaatccctgcgccttgaatatgtgcgggatataaattgcataaaaaaaatccctgcgcttagaactgtacccacggaatacgcgcgatttaagcctcatattgattgattgattgattgattgatagtgctaggactggttggtccggtgtcagaataatgtgactgggtgagacatgaagcctgtgctgcgacttctgtcttgtgtgtggcgcacgttatatgtcaaagcagcaccggcctgatatggcccttcgtggtcggcggggcgttaagcaaacaaacaaacaaacaaacaaacaaaacatagcTTGGGCACTCTTTTTCAGTGGGCATTCTAGATTTTTAATCCTGTACATTGtgaaacattgtttaaaactcttaAAATTACTTGCAAGACAATGTTATAGAAAAAATAGAATCTTCTTAGATTATCTTGTGTTTTCTTTGAGTGACTTCATATGATAACGAGCGTTAACTGGACAgccatttaatttttgtttctcGTGCAAAATGCAGAATATCGACATACCATTACAGGACCCAGTGACCTCGATCGCCCCCCACGTGTCAGCCGGTGTAGTGTACacattgttctttctttttacatttagtcaagttttgactaaatgttttaacatagagggggaatcgagacgagggtcatggtgtatgtgtgtgtgtgtgtgtgtgtgtgtgcgtgtgtgcgtgtgcgcgtgtgtgtgtgcgtgtgtgtgtgtgtgtgtgtgtgtctgtctgtctgtctgtctgtctgtgcgtgtgtgtgtgtgtagagcgattcagaccaaactactggaccgatctttatggaattttacatgagagttcctgggaatgatatccccggattttttttttcattttttccataaatacttttgatgacgtcatatccggctttttgtaaaagttgaggcggcactgtcacaccctcatttttcaatcaaattgattgaaattgttgaaaagcaatcttcgacaaaaaccggacttcggtattacatttcagcttggtggcttaaaaattaattaatgactttggtcattaaaaatctgaaaattgtaattaaaatgtcttgtttataaaacgatccaaatttacgttaatcttattcttcatcattttttgattccaaaaacatataaatttgttatatttggattaaaaacaagctctgaaaattaaaaatataaaaattatgatcaaaattaaatttccgaaatcgatttgaaaacaatttcatcttatttcttgtcggttcctgattccaaaaacatatagatatgatatgtttggattaaaaacacgctccgaaagttaaaacgaagagaggtacagaaaatcgtgctatgcagcacagcgaaaccactaccgcgctgaacaggctcgtcagtgtcactccgttttgcacaagcggcggactacggtcattgtgaaaaaatgcagtgcgttcagtttcattctgtgagttccacagcttgactaaatgtagtaatttcgccttacgcgacttgttttaatctcAGCCAGTGTTCAAACTGGGTCAAAGCTGTCGCTGTCTTAGTCACTAGCTCAGTGCAGCGCGACTGGTTGTGGTTAGCcgtgctctctcaagactgaaaaACACCTGTGTGCTCtggctgtttgttgttgttgttgttgttaaaagtACTATTGCCTCAAAGATTAGCAGATACCTTGTGAAAAATTAATAGCacttacccgcttcgccgggaagaagtagaggaatacccggcttcgccgggatgaaagcgttgtggacagtgaccttctaaaaatagtaacgggaatatccggcttcgccgggataaaaagcgttgtggacagtgtgaccttctaaaaatagtgacgggaatatggattgacgccacacgaaggaagggagataaacgcaaaacactggagaagataaggaagagttactgggaatggatctgggaagatgaacagaaaaaccaaaatcggttcagcgctgcgcgctgagagcacgtgttgaaaattctcatcaaccaagttgtgtccggggtctacaagaatatgcccaccaaatttgaagcagatccatcgagaactttggccgtgcatcgcgaacactcacacacacacacacacacacacacacacagacacaagtcgtatatatatactagaggaatacccggcttcgccggggtgaatcgcgagacagagacagacagcgtggcggttcatcacaatcacctctgcaggcgaagtcctgtcaaacgggattgagaattttacaGCTTATTTCTTaaccctatattatctgttgtggcttctcaaatgccagaacatacagacagacaaaagccgctagaccccatcacaaacagaactctacaatccacaggtttttgcccacacacacacacacaaacacacacacagagaagccgtatatatatatatgtatatctatatctataaatatatagagataggtgagagtgtatttttcgcgtggctataaattgattcgaccttttcactttgacagtaagaacatcttacgggtgcaagggaagcgttctggacagcgcagtgacattctaaaaatagtaactcagaaacgggaatttggggtgaagggcgcgagacagagagggttgcggttcaccacaatcacctttgaaggcgaagtatgacggcttactagcgccaaaactaaaaattagtaattaacccgtgaaagttactaattttcacgagaaaattacaattctgacgggaaaattactaattttcacgtgttaattactaattttctagtgttaataactaattttcaagtgttaatgtctaattttcagttttggctcgcttcctgacggcttactagtgccaaaactaaaaattagtaattttcacgcgttaattactaattttcttgtacctcgtgactgtgggggctcaatgcgcatgcgcgactgtttcacctgccagagcaaaacatccttcgattcgaaacttttctggtccatagcTCTTTAATTAGATGTAAATTAACACcaagagctgagcgcatgtgtagataaccgtgacatacaactgtctgtccgaaAACTTGTTGattaacgaattctatcgaaagatatttgtgaaagtgtgcgAGTCTCGATgaagagatccgtctgctagtcgtcggaccttttgcacatgtccgacaggccgccatttttcctctctcggttcgaacattttcggatcgattgtccttcccTAATACACTTTTAAGCAAatgtatgagtgtggtagtggaaacaaatatgaagtacagctgtctgcctgacaacttgtcgaataaggaattatattgaaagatatctgtgaaagtgtgagaccacagtcgatcaaaagtccgtctgctacgaacagcttcgtTTCGAAAGTTTTcagggtcgattattcttttctaagatacccaaaacaacgtttaggatagcgctattgcagaaaacaatgaaatgcatcttcccgtcgaattacttgctcgataaggccttctattaaaagatattttagaaatagtgtgagagtgatgtttgccgggcgttgaagcctctcagtgcggactcttaaaatccgactactgtgaccgaaaacgaggcaaaaatgaaaattagtaattaacactgttaattactcattttcacgtgaaaacgataaccctaggttttggcacaagtaagccgtcatagcgaagtcctgtcaaacgggattgagaattttagagcttatttcttagccctatattatctgctgtggcttctcacatgccaggaCATACAgccagacaaaagccgctagaccacatcacaaacagaactctacaatacacaggtttttgcccacacacacacacaaacacacacacacacacagagaagccgtatatatatatatatgcatatctgtatctataaatatatagagataggtgagagtgtatttttcgcgtggctataaattgattcgaccttttcactttgacagtaagaacaacttacgggtgcaagggaagcgttgtggacagcgcagtggacagcgcagtgacattctaaaaatagtagtaacttacaactgaacgggaaagccacacgaaggaagggagataaacgccaaacactggagaagataaggaagagttacttataatggtgaaatgaacacaaaaaccaaaatcagttcagcgctgcgcgctgagagcacgtgttcaaatatctcatcgatgatattgtgtccggggtgtagctgaatacggtgtccaaatttgaaaaagatccaccgagaactttggcgttgtgatgtggtgtagcggctatggtgtgtcggtatgggggcccgggtagctgaggtggaaccaaaatagctgaggtggaaccaaaatcggttcagcgctgcgcgctgagagcacgtgttgaaatatctcatcgatgaggttgtgtccggggtctctctgaataagcccaccaaatttgaagcagatccatcaagaactttggccgtgcatggcgaatacacaaatacacaaacacacaaatacacagacacacagacacaagtcgtatatatatatagatagatatatacacTACgtatttcataaaaaaaaattaaccgtCAAATACCTAGTATACGTCCAGTATCAAGTAAACGCCCAACCCCTATTTTTGGTCAAATTCCGCGCACACGGGACAATACCTGTAGTAAACGCACATCCCCCATTTTGTCAATTTTAGAGTACATGGCTATAGGGAATCGTGGTGTGTgggtgtcaatgtgtgtgtgtgtatatgtgtgtgtgtgtgtgtgtgtgtgtgtgtgtgtgtgtgtgtgtgtgtgtgtgtgtagagcgatacagagtaaactactggaccgatcttcataccaaggaactctcatgtaaagtttcatgaagatcggttcagtattttaaaaacaattccatctgaTTATTTTTGGTATCGTGATTCCAACaagatatatatagatatgttatgtttggattgaaagcAAGGTCTGAAAATGTTGTTCCTTTCATTATCATTTCTtcttaaatgttgttgttgttgttaaaagtAATATTGCCTCAAAGATTAGCAGATACCTTGTGAAAAATTAATAGCACTTACTCAGTTGCTTTACAAGTAgattaaacaaacacaaacaattgtgcccatttgattttttttaccaaaGTTCGAACATAAAATATTGCaacataaaaaaattaaacctTTAAGTGTTATCACCTTGTTACATTTAGTGTAAGATGTTACAAATGACATGAGAGTTTTTAAAGATAATTTGTTGATTAAGTTCAAGGATCGCcaaggagaaaaacaaaaagaaaatgtgGTGTGAAGTCCTGATTTATTTGTATGAAACGTGTGTGAAAAGTGAATATAGGGTATCAAATTTGTCCGTAAAGCCCGCTACTAGCCACAGCCGAACCAAGCGAACTGGGTTCGGCGAACGTTCGGCAAATATTACACCGTGCCTTGTTCAGTGTGCTAACTAGCGGCGAATGTTTCGGTGACACCGGTCACATGATCAATACATATCACGTGAGAAGACTCGTGATCTTCTCAAAATGGCGGACGTGCAAACGAGACAGTCCAAGCCCATCTTCATGGAGATGGCCCTCTTCGCCCTGTCTTTCTCATTGTTAAACTTGTAGTTACTGTGTGACGTCACACGGACAAGGACGGCTGGAGCAGTcgtctgtcacgtttcaatatcacaataaggtgattatgaacggttagttacgtctaactaactaaccacaccacgatccactctcgcagtcatacaaataaatagaatcaacaaaagtataagtttcagacgcctgtttatgtaatatcacgccacctccctcAAGACTtaactccaaaagatgttccttttacgttaaAAACGTAAAACacaagtggtcactgacaaacaatgccagttaaagtacagaaaataataataacacgctgatcccgtgtatagttagGAAAAGTTACTGATCTGCCTTAAAGTGCtaattcatgcaggtgtcacacaccccacgtcgtcaccactTGAGTATATCATGAATATCACAGATGACTTGGTGCAAAGGGtgcaaaagacatggtgcaacttagctttttgccactgagtgggcggcccgtaattagtctgtagtctccacaactgctccgttgaatgTAGTGCCGGTCAGCGTGGCAACaaagcagggaacagtggagacatcaggcgcctcactcagtcgctgaaggtcctccTGTAGTCTACCAGAAAAAGTAGAGTTGTACAGCAAATCACCAGTACAGCAGGTTAGCAGGTTACAGCAATGCCGCGGACGACCTGGTTACAGCATCCCAGCGTAGCACGTAGTAGAATACGTAGGCAGCAACAGaagaaggctgcaacaaaaagcatcggtgcactaaacatgtcatgccactcctcacacaccacctttaaacatgtcaccttgacatatctcatcgagcacgtgggcctgcacaaacggacttttacaacaacaaatcagctattttccttccttctctccatatctgcaaaaaccatatacagattagtattttagcgtcacaaagagcaaattatgcgctaacctggaaagaacaacagagagtatttcattccaaaaacacagactcgtcaacagcgttaaataatgatttattacctcaacagccttatGTAGGTAGCTCTCTTTTAAGCGAACCCGCTTCCTTTCGAATGACTTCTGTTCGTCACAGACATACCGTCATCCTCCTCTCGCGCTGAATCCTTATGCGGTGAAAACGCACAGCGCAGAAACCTTGACGCCCCGACTGTCAGCCAGCATGTATACAGGGAGAAGGTGGTCTGTCCTTGTAGTTGCTATCAAGCCCCACTAGCAAGTAGCATGGCACGTTGATATACCGTGAAGTAGTTAAACGTGTTGAAGACCATCACACTTGTAGGAGAATTCTGACACCGACGCTTCTCTCTCGCTGCTGAGTTTCGAGTGTGTAGTTAATATGTCTcaacagacaaccttgacaataacacgtgactgaccttgtcacattcCAATCCAGCTATCGCCAGTTTTGCCCCGAAagcagaaatcacccacgtGAAATCCGTGCGACACGAAATTCCCGTGTTCGCTTTGCTCGGTCAGCTAAAATCCAGCCgttgacagaaagcacaggcgctttctatcgcaattgaccaagagaaggcaccccacagagtgacactttctcgatccacgtcactaaatcgtgacacacctcccctcctcaagacgaaacctcggtttcgctcccagtcgtgttctcctctacagcccgagagagaaaatcagctccaacattgttggcgcccggaatgacgcgtaccgtgaaatGGTACGGTTGGAGGATCAACG from Littorina saxatilis isolate snail1 linkage group LG4, US_GU_Lsax_2.0, whole genome shotgun sequence includes these protein-coding regions:
- the LOC138964017 gene encoding uncharacterized protein, translated to MYRILYSERGLKPHQYCVYDLESTGELNNTGESNNTGELNTGEPNTGELNTGEPNNTGEPNTGEPNNTGEPNNTGELNNTGELNNTGELNTGEPNNTGEPNNTGEPNNTGELNTGELNTGELNNTGEPNNTGEPNNTGEPNNTGEPNNTGELNTGEPNNTGEPNNTGELNTGEPNNTGELNNTGEPNTGEPNTGELNNTGELNNTGEPNNTGELNNTGELNNTGEPNNTGELNNTGELNNTGELNNTGEPNNTGEPNNTGEPNNTGEPNNTGEPNNTGELNNTGEPNTGELNNTGELNTGELNNTGEPNNTGELNNTGELNNTGELNNTGEPNNTGELSNTGEPNNTGEPNNTGELNNTGELNTGEPNTGELRNTGEPNNTGEPNNTGELNTGEPNNTGEPNNTGELNTGEPNNTGELNTGEPNTGELNNTGEPNNTGEPNNTGELNTEEPNNTGEPNNTGELNTGEPNNTGEPNNTGEPNNTGEPNNTGELNTGELNTGELNNTGEPNNTGEPNNTGELNTGEPNTGELNTGELNTGEPNNTGEPNNTGELQIW